A region of the Arenibacter antarcticus genome:
CGGCATCCCCTAGCGGTAGTCCCGTCCAGTCCTTGGTATTAAAAAAAAGAAAATCAGGGCCCTGGCACCCCAGAAATAGGTAGGGAAAATTCTCACTTTTATTCAACAGATCCTGAAGTTTCCCGTAGTCCGCTTCATTGCCTAGTCCATTGCCGGACTGAATTCGTTGTTTGAGCTCTTTTGCAATTAGATGGTGTATAGCAGGTCCCGGCATAACTTAGAATTTAGAGTTGAACAAAGTTTCAGCAGGGGAACAGACTAAATGTACAAACACTATTATAGAGTAGGAAACTAATTTGTATAATTGGTAGTAATTAATGTATAAATGAAGTAAGGGTGGAATAGTTGAATGGTTAATATATTGGAAAACAGTGAATTGACTGATAGTAAATATCGCGATCTGGTAAAGTGTTTACATAAAAAAAAAGAGCAGCCTAATGACCCACTATTTTTCTAAAATGAAATTTTCACATCATTAAAGGGGTCCATTGTAAATGCCATCTTGCTTATTCTGAAATAATGTCCATAATTTTTTAATTAGCTTATCCATATCTCCGTCTAAGTACTTATTGTATTATTTAACTGCAAATACGCTGTCTTAGTCCAGTTCAGATAAAATTAGTACTCCCACGCTTCCTCTATCATTTGTTCCAATCCGTATACTGGTCGCCATCCAAGTAAAAAATTTGCTTTATTGATGTCTAGCCAAGTGGAATAGTATTCCGTTTGTATCGGGACCGATTTAATCTTGCGGGTTTTTAAGAGGTAATTGGCAGCTTTCCCATAATCAAATGGCTCCTCCATGGAGATATTAAAAGTTTGTTGTTTGGCCTCCAAGTGATCTAAGGAGAGGCAAATAGCGGCAACAAGGTCGTTCAGATGCACCATATTTCTTTTCAACGGACTTCCGTTAACATCGAGCATAAGTGGAACGATATTCTCTTTTTCATATTCCACCGCGGTTTGAGGCTTCACTATTTTGTGCCATTCCGGTACACCAAATACCTGAGTCCCAAAATGGAGATGCCTCTTTAAATCGTCCCCCTCCATGATCCAAGAAGCACGAAGACAAGTGCCATCAAGATCGTATTGCACAAAATATTGTTGCAGCATGGTTTCCTCAAGAACTTTAGACAAGGCATAGCATCCAGGATAGGCTGCATGGGCCTGCTGCTCAGTAATCGGGTCCTTGTATGGATAAAAATAATGTCCCACAGATGCATCTCCCCCTATTACTATAAAACGTTTGAAACTATCGGATTTCCTACAACTTTCCAGTAACCAGAATAATCCCTTTATAGCAACGTCTATAATGGTTTTAGGATCTTCCTTGGGGGTTGCCAAGTGAACCACGTGGGTAACGTCTTTCATGGCCTTTTGTATCGTTTCCTGGTCAGATATAGAGCCCTGAACAACCTCCAAACGAGCATTGGGAAGTAAATGGCGCCGATGACAGAGGGCTCTTATGGTTCCTTTTTGATTTGGGTCATTTAGAAAGGCATTAATAAAAGCCTGCCCTACCTTTCCAGTAGCACCGGTAACTAAAATCTTTTTATCAATCGACTTCATACTTATTTGATCAACTATTTACAGTATAAAAAATGCATTATTAATAATTTAGCCCTATTCCAACCCCTAACCCCATATCACTATCGTAATGCGTGGTTAAACCCATATGTCGCGTTAGTATATACTTAAAACCTCCCATATATTCTTTATCTGTATTCACCATAAAACTCATCCGCAAACGTTTAGAAATAGGAATATCTTCCCGCATCAACTGAAAACGTACATTACCATCAGAAAACACTTCTGCTTGCGCAATGATGAGTAAGGGCAAGGTATATTCGGCACCAACACTCATAACTGCTCTTTGATCTTTAGTATTTGCCTGTCCGAAAATATTCTTTTCAATTTCATTATGTCCCAATTTTCTATACCGCCAATCAAAACCTACAAAAGGCATAAACCACTGATTTTTTCCTATATATCTTCCAAAATGGATTTCACTTTCATAACCGTGATCATCATGATATCCCAAACGCCATTCTGCACCTATACTCCACCGTGTATTTCCTAACATAACCATCCCATCATTCCCATTACTAGCAAAATCGTTCTCAGCCATCAAATGAAACTCATTGCTCTCTCTTTGCAATTTTTTATAAGCCCATTCCTTATTGGGTAAATATGGGTTTGGAGCTTGTTCCTCATAACTAAAAACACGGTTCATTCCTGCCATCATATGGTATAATATATGACAATGAAAAAACCAATCCCCTTCTGTATTGGCATTAAATTCTATAGTGTCGGTTTCCATTGGCATAATATCCAATACATTTTTAAGTGGCGCATAGTCACCTTGCCCATTTAACACCCTAAAGTCGTGTCCGTGCAAGTGCATTGGATGCCGCATCATAGAACCATTATATAGCACGATGCGCACATTTTCTCCTTTTTTAATTAGAATTTTATCAGTTTCTGCAAGCACTTTATTGTCCATACTCCACACATAGCGATTCATATTTCCTGAAAGTTCAAAACGCAATTCTCTAACAGGAGCATCCTTTGGAAGTGTTGTTGACTGTGGCGCCTTCAGCATCGCATAATTAAGGGTCACCAAATCGTCTGTGGGCCCCATATTGTGTTTGGAATGGTCCATTTCACCTTCCATTTTCATTTTGGCACTTTGCTTATCTTCTTTGCTTCCGATGATTTCTGGGTACATTACAGCATTCATATCCATTTGCTGAAGGCTCATTTCCATTCCCATATCATCCATACTTCCATCCATATTCATCATGCCGTTCATCATTTTCATGCCTTCAAAGTATTTCAGCTTTGGCATTCTACTTTTTAATTGGCGAATGCCATTGCCTATAAAGATCGACGCAGCATTAGTTCGATCTTCTGGAGTGGCCAAAAATTCGTAGGAAGTGTCATTTGCCGGAATGGAAACAATAACATCATAGGTTTCAGAAACTCCTATAATCAATCTATTTACTTCTACAGGTTCTACATCGTTCCCATCATTGGCAACAACAGTTATTTTACCCCCAGCATAGGTGAGCCAAAAATAAGATGAAGCTCCGCCGTTTGAAATGCGTAATCGTACTTTATCACCACCTATAAATTGGGTTAACTGACTTTCATTTTTGCCATTGATCAGGAATTTGTCATAATACACATCGCTAACATCCATTGCCAACATCCGTTTCCACTCGTTGTTTAATTTGGTTTTAAAATGTCCTTCTCTAATGGCTTCGGCATAACTTTGGGTGGTTCCTTTTTTAATAGCTGCCCAGTCATTGGCGTTGTGCAACATACGATGCACATTTTCGGGATCGATATCTGTCCATTCACTTAAAATAACCGGAACAGCGGGTAAATCGTCAATTCCTTTCCTGAAAGTAGGATCGTCCTTTTTTTTATTTAGCACAAGCGAACCATACATACCTATTTGTTCTTGGAGTCCGCTGTGACTATGATACCAATGAGTTCCACTTTGAATGATCGGAAAGGTATATTTATGAGTGGTATTTGGACTAATGGGCATTTGTGTCAGAAAGGGTACTCCATCTTCTTTATTGGGAAGGAAAACACCATGCCAGTGTAAGGATGTGCCTTCTTTTAATTCGTTGTGAACATAAATTTCTGCGATATCTCCCTCTGTAAAAGTAAGCGTAGGCATAGGTATTTGTCCATTTACGGCAATGGCACGTTTTTCTTTCCCTGAAAAATTAACTACCGTATCCCTAACGTACAGATCGTAGCGTACAATATTTTGGGAACTCATGGTGGATACACAAAATAAGGTGGGTACTATAAGCATTAATTTTTTTATATAATCCATTTTTAAATTTATTAGGACTTTAGGTGCAGTATATTATTAATGACGGAAACCGAGTATACGCTAATCGCCAAAGCTGTGATCATTGGTGATAACAGGATATAAACTCCCTGCTACCATGGTCACTCCTAACTTTTTTAACTCGGACTTCACCAACATCTTACAGCGACTACGTACCCTGTTTTTGATATAGCGATTCATTTATTTTATAGTCTCTACTGTTTTGCCGCAGTTTAGCATTTGTGAGCCGTAATAGGGGTTTTTAATGGTACTTTCCTTACTTAACCAATTGGCTCCTTTTCCATTATTCGCCATAGGACAAAATTGGTAATAGATAGGCGTTTCTGATTTTGAAACTTTCATTAATGAAAACATATTTTTAGAAAGTGACATAAATTGCTGCCTTTGTTCGTCAATGGCTTTAGTAGTTGTTATTTGCAAGGTGTTGGCTATCAAATCCTTACTCACTTTCATCCATTCTATATGTACCTCCATTGGTAATGATTGCATTTTGACTTCCTTTAAAACAGCTAGTAACTTTGCTGCACTCTGGGATGCGGTATTAGCATCTGAACTTACCAATGCGTCTTTAAGTGAAAAATAGCGATCAAAAACCGACTTTAATTGATTGGCATCCCAAATTTCTTCATTTGAATTTTGGATTGCATCATCCTTGGTATTCAATCCCAAAGCTTCAACTTTGGCAATTGTT
Encoded here:
- a CDS encoding NAD(P)-dependent oxidoreductase, with amino-acid sequence MKSIDKKILVTGATGKVGQAFINAFLNDPNQKGTIRALCHRRHLLPNARLEVVQGSISDQETIQKAMKDVTHVVHLATPKEDPKTIIDVAIKGLFWLLESCRKSDSFKRFIVIGGDASVGHYFYPYKDPITEQQAHAAYPGCYALSKVLEETMLQQYFVQYDLDGTCLRASWIMEGDDLKRHLHFGTQVFGVPEWHKIVKPQTAVEYEKENIVPLMLDVNGSPLKRNMVHLNDLVAAICLSLDHLEAKQQTFNISMEEPFDYGKAANYLLKTRKIKSVPIQTEYYSTWLDINKANFLLGWRPVYGLEQMIEEAWEY
- a CDS encoding multicopper oxidase domain-containing protein, producing the protein MLIVPTLFCVSTMSSQNIVRYDLYVRDTVVNFSGKEKRAIAVNGQIPMPTLTFTEGDIAEIYVHNELKEGTSLHWHGVFLPNKEDGVPFLTQMPISPNTTHKYTFPIIQSGTHWYHSHSGLQEQIGMYGSLVLNKKKDDPTFRKGIDDLPAVPVILSEWTDIDPENVHRMLHNANDWAAIKKGTTQSYAEAIREGHFKTKLNNEWKRMLAMDVSDVYYDKFLINGKNESQLTQFIGGDKVRLRISNGGASSYFWLTYAGGKITVVANDGNDVEPVEVNRLIIGVSETYDVIVSIPANDTSYEFLATPEDRTNAASIFIGNGIRQLKSRMPKLKYFEGMKMMNGMMNMDGSMDDMGMEMSLQQMDMNAVMYPEIIGSKEDKQSAKMKMEGEMDHSKHNMGPTDDLVTLNYAMLKAPQSTTLPKDAPVRELRFELSGNMNRYVWSMDNKVLAETDKILIKKGENVRIVLYNGSMMRHPMHLHGHDFRVLNGQGDYAPLKNVLDIMPMETDTIEFNANTEGDWFFHCHILYHMMAGMNRVFSYEEQAPNPYLPNKEWAYKKLQRESNEFHLMAENDFASNGNDGMVMLGNTRWSIGAEWRLGYHDDHGYESEIHFGRYIGKNQWFMPFVGFDWRYRKLGHNEIEKNIFGQANTKDQRAVMSVGAEYTLPLLIIAQAEVFSDGNVRFQLMREDIPISKRLRMSFMVNTDKEYMGGFKYILTRHMGLTTHYDSDMGLGVGIGLNY
- a CDS encoding DUF3347 domain-containing protein, which encodes MKIPVFKIVMALTLMLSFTTTSAQIKNATIETVLIFGNCDRCKSSIEAAGNIKRRASVDWDKDTRMATLTYDALQTNQDEILKRIALAGYNNEKYYAPEDAYSKLPECCQYDSAKKTIAKVEALGLNTKDDAIQNSNEEIWDANQLKSVFDRYFSLKDALVSSDANTASQSAAKLLAVLKEVKMQSLPMEVHIEWMKVSKDLIANTLQITTTKAIDEQRQQFMSLSKNMFSLMKVSKSETPIYYQFCPMANNGKGANWLSKESTIKNPYYGSQMLNCGKTVETIK